One Mesomycoplasma molare genomic window carries:
- the rpsQ gene encoding 30S ribosomal protein S17 — protein MERKNTKKTLIGKVVSDKNQKTIIVAVDTYVKHPLYGKRFKVTKRFATHDEKEEASLGDIVKISETRPFSKTKTFRLVEIREKAKEGAK, from the coding sequence ATGGAAAGAAAAAACACTAAAAAAACATTAATTGGTAAAGTAGTTTCGGATAAAAATCAAAAAACTATAATAGTAGCAGTTGATACTTATGTAAAACACCCTTTATATGGTAAGAGATTTAAAGTAACTAAAAGATTTGCAACACACGACGAAAAAGAAGAAGCTTCTTTAGGTGATATTGTAAAAATTAGTGAAACAAGACCTTTTTCTAAAACCAAAACTTTTAGATTAGTTGAAATTCGTGAAAAAGCAAAAGAAGGAGCTAAATAA
- the rplN gene encoding 50S ribosomal protein L14: MVQELSRLVVADNSGAKEVGLIRNLGGSVKKSSNIGDVIVCSVKKALPNGIVKEGQVVKAVIVRSTYGIKRKNGSHIKFDDNAVVIIKEDGSPRGTRVFGPIAREIRDKGYSKIVSLAPEVL, translated from the coding sequence ATGGTTCAAGAGCTTTCGAGATTAGTTGTAGCTGATAATTCAGGTGCAAAAGAAGTAGGTTTAATCAGAAACTTAGGTGGTTCTGTTAAAAAATCTTCAAATATAGGTGATGTTATAGTATGTTCAGTTAAAAAAGCTCTTCCAAATGGAATAGTAAAAGAAGGACAAGTTGTTAAAGCGGTTATTGTTCGTTCAACATATGGAATCAAAAGAAAAAATGGTTCACATATTAAATTCGATGATAATGCAGTAGTTATCATTAAAGAAGATGGTTCCCCAAGAGGAACTCGTGTTTTTGGGCCTATAGCTAGAGAAATAAGAGATAAGGGATATTCTAAAATAGTATCACTTGCTCCTGAAGTTTTATAA
- the rpmC gene encoding 50S ribosomal protein L29, translating into MEFKELKNKSLSELEKLVTEYKAELFSLRFKNATSRLDKTHQIKEIRKNIARVLTAIKQQENATKGGK; encoded by the coding sequence ATGGAATTCAAAGAATTAAAAAATAAATCTCTTTCAGAACTAGAAAAATTAGTAACTGAATATAAAGCAGAATTATTTTCATTAAGATTTAAAAATGCGACATCACGTTTAGATAAAACACATCAAATTAAAGAAATTAGAAAAAATATTGCAAGAGTTTTAACAGCTATTAAACAACAAGAAAATGCAACTAAAGGTGGAAAATAA